From Mauremys mutica isolate MM-2020 ecotype Southern chromosome 17, ASM2049712v1, whole genome shotgun sequence, one genomic window encodes:
- the LOC123351795 gene encoding palmitoyltransferase ZDHHC3-like isoform X2 produces the protein MFNLIVLLLLACHTRAVFADPGMVPLPDTAIDFSDLRSNTPHKSERSNEDWTVCNRCETYRPPRAHHCRICHRCVRRMDHHCPWINNCVGELNQKYFIQFLFYTGLASLYAMGLVLTTWLWPVDRSFPGKMEGVAGGVSNNHVQMAHCIVLLVESILFGVFVTVIFYDQVVSIITDETPIEQLRNRLLKEARREVAHTRKPKIALLREVFGRGFVMCWFFPCNCSPPSGGAPAYSYLPNYDV, from the exons GCATGGTCCCGCTGCCCGATACCGCCATCGACTTCTCTGACCTGCGCAGCAACACGCCCCACAAGAGCGAGCGG AGCAATGAGGACTGGACGGTGTGTAACCGCTGTGAGACGTACCGCCCGCCGAGGGCGCACCACTGCCGCATCTGCCACCGCTGCGTCCGCCGCATGGATCACCACTGCCCCTG GATCAACAACTGCGTTGGCGAGTTAAACCAGAAATACTTCATCCAGTTCCTCTTCTACACTG GGCTGGCTAGTCTCTATGCCATGGGGCTGGTGTTAACCACATGGCTGTGGCCGGTCGACAGGAGCTTCCCCGGGAAGATGGAAGGTGTGGCCGGAGGCGTCTCTAACAACCACGTCCAGAT ggctCACTGCATCGTCCTGCTGGTGGAGTCCATCCTCTTCGGGGTCTTCGTCACCGTCATCTTCTATGACCAG GTGGTCTCTATCATCACGGACGAGACGCCGATCGAGCAGCTGCGGAACCGGCTGCTGAAGGAGGCGCGCCGGGAGGTGGCACACACCCGGAAGCCGAAGATCGCGCTGCTGCGGGAGGTGTTTGGACGGG GCTTTGTGATGTGCTGGTTTTTCCCATGTAACTGCAGCCCCCCATCAGGCGGGGCCCCTGCCTACAGCTACCTGCCCAACTACGATGTGTGA